The proteins below come from a single Thunnus thynnus chromosome 10, fThuThy2.1, whole genome shotgun sequence genomic window:
- the LOC137191456 gene encoding sperm acrosome membrane-associated protein 4-like → MKGLIFCVFAIIVLTPVQGDEEEQQEKLMEAVAFEEEEELLECFRCDLGFWDACYTTETNCSVGERCYTGRGKAADVLDVKTLGCVKAEECNVETTVELFPNKTVFVMTKHCCDTSFCNSAHKLPVNVFLYLTVAVLTLWHLTEAST, encoded by the exons ATGAAAGGActaatattctgtgtttttgccATCATAGTGCTCACACCTGTTCAAG gtgatgaagaggagcagcaggagaagCTCATGGAGGCGGTGGCatttgaggaagaggaggagttgCTAGAGTGTTTCCGTTGTGACCTGGGCTTCTGGGATGCCTGCTACACCACCGAAACCAACTGCAGCGTTGGGGAGCGCTGCTACACAGGCCGAGGGAAGGCAG CTGACGTTCTGGACGTTAAGACGTTGGGTTGTGTGAAAGCAGAGGAGTGTAATGTGGAGACCACGGTGGAGCTGTTCCCTAACAAAACCGTCTTTGTCATGACCAAACACTGCTGCGACACGTCCTTCTGCAACTCAGCACACAAACTTCCAGTCAACGTGTTTTTGTACCTCACTGTGGCCGTTCTGACTTTGTGGCATCTCACTGAAGCCTCGACATGA